GGCGGTCACGTCGCCGCCATTCCGGGGCTCGAGCACCTCATCGACGCCGATTACATCGTAAAGGGCGAGGGTGTGCGGTGGATGCGCGAGTTCCTTGGACAGGATCCGCGCCAGAAGGTCGAGCACCCGCTCATCGCGTCCGGCTTCGGCCACCGCGTGATGGGGCTCCGGCTGCCCGGCAAGCTCGGGTCCACTGCCGCGACCATCATCCCGTCTGTAGGATGTCCGCTCGGCTGCGACTTCTGCACGACATCGGCGTTTTTCGGAGGAAAGGGGAAGTTCATCAACTTCTTCGAGTCTGGCCGCGAAATCTACGAGGCCATGGAAAAGGCCGAGCGCGCCTTCAAGTACAGGTCGTTCTTCGTCATGGACGAGAACTTTCTCCTCCACCGCCGGCGCGCCATGGAGCTGCTCGACTGCATGAAACAGGGCGGCAAGAGCTGGGACCTCTATGTGTTCTCCTCGGCCAACGCCATCCGCAAGTACAGCATGGAAGAGCTGGTCGAACTCGGCATCTCCTGGGTGTGGATGGGGCTTGAGTCGCCGCAAAGCGGCTACGCGAAGCTCGCCGGATCAGACACCCTCAGCCTTGTGCGGGATCTCCGCAGCCACGGCATCCGCGTGCTCGGCTCCACCATCGTCGGCATGCACCACCATACGCCGCAGAACATCGGCGAGGAGATCGACTACGCCTGCAGCCATGAAACCGACTTCCACCAGTTCATGCTCTACACGCCGCTGCCGGGCACGCCGCTGCACCAGCGGATGCAGAAAGAGGGCACGCTGATCGACGTCGATCTGGCCGATGTCCACGGCCAGTACAAGTTCAACTGGCGGCACCCGCACATCAGCCGGGATGAATCGAAGAAATTCCTCGACTGGGCCTTCTGGCGGGATTTCGAGCTGAACGGTCCGTCGCTCTACCGCATCTGCCGCACCACGCTCGAAGGCGTCCGGAAATACCGCTTCTATCCCGACTGGCGCGTGCGCGAGCGCTTCGAGCGCGAGGCGCTGGCGCTCAGGACCTCCTATGCCGCAGTCCTGTGGGCCATGGAGCGGCACATGCGGAAGAAGAATGCCGAAGTCGCGCAGCGCGTGCACGAGCTGCGCGAAGAGATCCGCCGCGAGTGCGGCGCGCTGGCCGCCGCCGTGGGCGCTGCGCTCGGACCCATCATGCTGTGGCTTACGAAGCGGGAAGAGAAGAAGCTCGAAAAGGGCGTCGCCTACGAGCCGCAGACGTTCGTCGAGCGCCGCAACTGGGCCGAGGCGTAGCGCGCGATCACAATGCCGCCAGCCGGCGGTTGAACAGCAGCAGCCACGCCGCCACGCAGGCCAGAGCGATCCCGCATGCGCCCACGACAGCCGAGATCCCGAACTGGGGAACCAGCGATCCGACCGCCAGGCTGCCGATCGGCATGCCGCCGCGGAAGGCGATGTTGTACAGGCTCATCACGCGCCCGCGCATTTCGTCGGTTGCGATCAGCTGCACCAGCGAGCTCAGCAGCGCGAAGCACCCGATGAGGGCCATGCCGCCGAAGAACACAAACACCAGGCTGAGCCTGAAATCCCGCGAGAACGCGAACAGGCTCTCGAACACTCCCAGCAGGATCAGTCCGATCAGCGCGTCCCTGCCCAGATTCGGCCTCCGTCCCCGCGCCGCCACCAGCAGCGCCCCCGCTATCGCTCCCGCCGCCTCGGTCGACAGCAGGATTGTGTAAGTCGTCTCATTGCCCCCGAACACATCCTTCGCGAACACGGGCAGGAAGACGAGGATCGGGATGCCAAGGAACGTGCAGACGAACGCGACCAGAATCAGCGGAAGCATTCCCGGCCTGCTCCGGATGAAGCCCAGTCCCTGTTTCATCGAGTCCATCACTGATTCGGCTGCCGGGCCGGGCACATAACGCACGTGGATCAGCAGCAGCGATGCAATCACGGCCACGTAGGACAGTCCGTTCAGCCCGAAACACCACGCGGCCCCGAGATGCGTCAGCGCCAGCCCTCCCACCACCGGGCCGATCACACGCGCCAGGTTGAACTGGATGGAGTTCATTGCGATGGCGTTCGGCAGGTGGTCGCGCGGCACCAGCGACGGAATCAGCGACTGATACGCCGGCGCACCGAACGCCTGGGCCGTGCCCACAATGAAGGAAAGCGTCAGGATGTGCCAGACCCGCGCGTGGCCCAAGGCGAACAGCGCGGCCAGCAGAAACGCGCACGTCATCTGCACGAACTGCGAAGCCACCAGAAGCCGCCGCCGGTCAATGCGGTCGGCGGCCACGCCCGCAACAAGCGCCAGCAGGAAAATGGGAATCTCGCCGAGAAAGTTGTCGAGCCCCAGATAAAAGGCCGAGCCGGACAGTTGCAGCACCAGCCAGCTCTGCGCCAGCTTCTGCATCCACGTGCCGATGCTCGACACGAACGCGCCCGACCACATCAGCCGGAAATCGCGGGAGTGGAATGCGGAGAAGAGCCGTCGGAGCAAAGCTTGTGTTCCGTCAGGGCAGAGGCGCGGGCCGGGAGATCAGATGGAGCAGGTTGCCGTCCGGATCGGTGAAAAACAGCAGCCGGTTGCCGGACAGGTTCAGCGGCTCGGAGATGATGTTGACGCCCTTCCGCTTCAGGTCCTCAGCTGCCTGATCGAAGTCGGCCACCATCACGGCCAGATGGCGCAGCCCGGGCGTCTTCATCTGCGCCGGCAGCGCTTCGCCCTCGCTGGGAATGATTTCAAGCATCGCTCCGTTCGGCGCCTTGACGAAGTAATTGCCGCCGTACTGATGATTGATTCGGAATCCCAGCGTGTCGACGTACCATTGCGCCAGCCGCTCAGGATGCGGAGAAGCGATCGCCGTGTGCTCCAGTCCCGTGTACAGCATATATTCCGGAGTGTAGCAGGGGCGTCCGGCGCTGCGTCGTAACGCAAGGCGCGTCTTCACCTCGCCGCCCCGCTGTGAAGTAATGGTATGATCATGCACGCAAAATCGTTCAGGTAGGTGTCGAGCCCATGGCGAAGCCCCGGCGCATGCAAGTCAGGAACTTTGGACCAGTTCGGGAGGCCGACGTCGAGCTGGGTGATCTGACGGTCTTTGTTGGCCCCCAGGCTGCCGGAAAGAGTTTGTTTTTGCAATTGCTGAAGTTGCTTGTTGACCGTCCAAGCATTGTTCCGGAATTGAAAAGAAATAACATTATCTGGGGCAAAGAGCCTGCCGAGTTCTTCCGTATTTACTTCGGAGAAGGGCTCGGCGAGGTGTGGTCGGCGCAGACAGAAGTTGTACTGGATGACCAGCGCAAGCGCCGGGAGGTCATTGCAAATGCCAAGGTCAAGGAATCGCCACCGCGAGTTTTTTACATCCCTGCGCAACGAGTTATGACATTGCGGGATGGCCTGACGCATCCGTTTTCCGATTTCCGTGCCGGCGATCCTTTTGTCGTCAGATTTTTTAGTGAGAGCATTCATCGGCTTGTCCAAACGGAATTCGTCACACGGGACCAGCTTTTTCCGGCTGAGGGAAGAATGAATGCGAGGCTGAGGGAGGCTCTTGCCAAATCACTGTTCGGTTCATTCCAGCTCCAACTCGATCGAAGAGAAGCGCAAAGGAAACTCGTTCTGCAAAGCGCTGGCACCATGCTTCCCTATATGAACTGGTCTGCCGGACAGCGGGAATTTTCCCCTTTGCTGCTCGGGCTGCTCTGGCTCATGCCTTCCGGAAATGTCTCCCGAAAGGAGAACATCAAAATCATCGTGATTGAAGAGCCGGAAATGGGTTTGCATCCCAAAGCGATCTCAGCATTCTTGCTTGTCGTTTTGGAGTTGCTTCGGAGGGAGTATCGCGTTTGCCTCTCGACACACTCGCCTCATGTTCTTGATGTTGTTTGGGCTCTGGGAATCATGCAACAACACAAGGCCCGGCCTAGCCAGGTTTTGAAGCTTTTCGACATCGATAGCCACCCCTTCGTCCAGAAGATTGCTCAGGCTGCCTTGAAGAAGAGTCTGAAGACTTACTTTTTCCCCACTGACGGGCCAGCCCGTGATATTTCTTCCCTGGATCCCGCGGATGAGAACGAAGAAGTTCGAGGATGGGGTGGTCTCACTTCGTTTTCGGCAAGGATAGGAGACGTGGTCGCAGACGTTGTTGCCAGGAGCGGACGGGCATGAGTCTGTTGGAGAGGTGTCTTGTCTGCGCATGTGGTGTCGATAACTCTGTTTTCTCCGATGGAAAGCAGGCGCTTGCTGCAGGTGATGGCGGTGCTGTGGAAGCGGCCCGGGGCTGGCGCTTCGTCAAGTCCATCAATCTCGATAAAGCGCTCAGCAAACGCTTTCCAAACGACAGCCGGTGGGATTACGGCCTTGAATTGAAGGATCCCCGTGGGAGGGTGCAGATCGACTGGATCGAGGTCCACCCGGCCTCTTCCAGCGAAGTGGAAACCATGATCAAGAAGAAGCAGTGGCTGGTTGCTCTACTCAGCCGTGCGAAGTCCTGTCCACTGCCGGAAAGCCACAACCTACACTGGCTGGCAACACGCGGCGTGCAGATAGATGCGCAGCGCAGACGCAGACTGGCGGCCGCTGGATTGCGGATGCCCACGAAGAGCTTAAGACTGCCTATCTCGAATGACAGGGACTGATCGCGGCTGATAGAATCCCGGCGAGGTTTGTAGCCATGCTCACTCGACGCGGAATTCTGGCAGGCGCGCCGGCGGTGTTGCGCGGCGCCGCTGCGCAAACGGGCAGACGGCGCAATGTCATCTTCATCCTGAGCGATGACCACCGCTACGACGCCATGGGCTTCCTGAAAGCCCAGCCATGGTTGCGCACGCCGCAGATGGACCGCATGGCTTCCGAGGGCGTCCACTTCCCCAACGCCTTCGTCACAACGGCTCTGTGCAGTCCCAGCCGCGCCACCATCCTCACGGGCGTCTACGCCCACCGCCACCGCATCGTCGACAACAACACGGCCATTCCACAGGGCACGGTGTTTTTCCCTTCGTATCTCCAGAAAGCGGGATACAAGACGGCCTTCATCGGCAAATGGCATATGGGCCTCGAAGGCGACGACCCGCAACCCGGCTTCGATCACTGGATCAGCTTCCGCGGCCAGGGCACGTACAACCCCAGCGCCAGCGGCCTCAACATCAACGGCAGGCGCGTTCCGCAAAAGGGTTACATCACTGATGAGCTCACCGATTACGCTCTCCAGTGGCTTGATTCCCTGCCGAAGAGCCAGCCTTACTTCCTCTATCTGTCCCACAAGGCCGTCCACGCGGAATTCGAACCCGCGCCCCGCCACAAGGGCATGTACAGGGACGCGCAGTTCATCTACCCGAAGACGATGGCCGCTTCCGGCGAGTATGCGCAGGGCCGTCCCATGTGGGTGCAGAACCAGCGCAACTCCTGGCATGGCGTCGATTATCCCTATCACTCCGATCTCGACGTCGGCGAGTATTACAAGCGCTACGCCGAGACGCTGATGGGCGTGGACGAAAGCATCGGCCGCGTTCTGGATGCGCTGAAGGCGCGGGGCGAGCTGGACTCGACGCTGGTAATTTACATGGGCGACAACGGCTTCGCATTCGGCGAGCACGGCCTCATCGACAAGCGCACGGCGTATGAGGAATCCATGCGCGTGCCCCTGCTGGCCCGCTGTCCGGAACTGTTCGGCGCGGGACGAAGGATCGAACAGGTCGTAGCGAACCTCGACATCATGCCGACCGTGCTCGAAGCCTGCGGCGTGCCTGCGCCCGCCGGGCTCGATGGTTCAAGCTGGCTCCGCCTTCTGCGCGGAGAGACCGCCGGCTGGCGCAACGAGTTGCTCTATGAGTATTACTGGGAGCGCAACTTCCCGCACACTCCCACCATTCACGCCCTGCGCACGGACCGCTACAAGTTCATCCGCGTGCATGGCCTCTGGGACCTGGACGAGCTCTACGACCTGCAGCAGGACCCGCTGGAAAGCCGCAATCTGATCCTCGAGCCCGAACACCGCAAGACGGCCGATCAGTTGCGGGCGCGGCTTTGGAAAATACTCGAAGAAACCGGCGGCATGTCCATTCCGCTCCAGCCGGACCGCGGACCGCAGATGAATCTGCGTCATCCGGACCGTTCGAAGGCAGCCGAGTTCCCTGAACAGCTCCGCCCGCGCCTGAAGCGCTGATCCCGGCAAGCGGCGTCAGCCGTTACACTGGAGAGCATGGATCTGAAGGGAAAGCGTGTCGCCATTTTTGTCGATCAGCAATACCAGGAGATGGAGGTCTGGTACCCTTACTACCGCCTGATCGAGGCAGGCGCGGAGGCCCACTTCATCGCCGCCGAAGCGCCGAAGAGCTATCCGTCGAAGACCGGCTATCCGTGCGTGTCGCACAAGTCCTATGACGCCGTGCGCGCCGCCGATTATGACGGCGTCATCGTTCCGGGCGGATTCGCGCCGGACTTCATCCGCCGGCATCCGGCTTCCAGCCATTTCATTGCCGAGATGAACGCGCAGGGAAAGCTCGTCGCCGCCATCTGTCATGGGCTCTGGTGCCTGTGCTCGGCCAATGTGCTGCGAGGCAAGCGCTGCACGTCGTTTTTCGCCATCAAAGACGACGTTGTCAACGCGGGCGGCTTGTGGGAAGACAGCGAAGTCGTCGTCGATGGCAACCTCGTCTCGTCCCGCAAGCCCGATGATCTGCCCGCTTTCATGAAGGCCTGCATGCAGGTTCTGGCGGGCCGCTGACAGCCATGTCCGCGCCCCCAGCCATCGCCGTCAGCGGCCTCCGCAAGCTCTACGGGGACTTCGAAGCCGTCCGCGGCATCGGCTTCGAAGTGGCGCAGGGCGAGATTTTCGGCCTTCTCGGCCCCAACGGGGCGGGGAAGACCACCACGGTCGAGATCCTGGAGGGCCTGCGGCAACGCACTGCCGGCGAGGTGTCTGTTCTCGGTTACGATCCCGAGAAAGAAACGGCCGCCGTCAAGGACCGCATCGGCGTCGCTCTGCAAGCCACCAACCTGCCCGAAAAGATCAAAGTCTTCGAGGCCGCCGAGCTGTTCGCCGCCTTCTACACGCGCTCCGTGGCCGTCGAGGATCTGCTGAAGAAGCTGCAGATCTGGGACAAGCGCAACGCGTTTTACAGCACGCTCTCGGGCGGCCAGAAACAGCGGCTTGCGCTGGCCCTTGCCCTCGTGAATGACCCGGAGCTCGTCTTCCTCGACGAACCCACGACGGGGCTTGATCCGCAGGTGCGGCTCGAGATTCACACTCTCATCAGCCGCCTGAAAGAGCAGAAGAAGACCGTGCTGCTCACCACGCATTACATTGAAGAAGCCGAGCGGCTGTGCGACCGCGTGGCCATTATCGACGAAGGCCGCATTGCCGCCATGGGCAGCCCGAGAGAACTGCAGGAGCGCGTGCTGGGGCACGCGCGGGTCGAAGTGGCCACGCTCCAGCCCATGCCGGAGCAGTTGCCAGAATCCTGGCAAGACGACGTGGCGGCAGTGTTCAGCGATGGCCGCAGAAAGCTGGCAGCCTCGTCGGCCAGGCCGGCGCGCGTCGTCGTCGAGCTCGTCAAATGGCTGGAGTCGGCCGGCGTGGAGATTGAAGACCTGCACATCCGACGTCCGACGCTTGAGGACGTCTTTCTCGAACTGACCGGCAAGAGTCTGAGGGACTAGCCTTGCGCCTGCGAGCCTACGCCGCCTACATCAAGATCACGCTCAAGCTGACGCTCCGCGACCGCGTGGTGCTGTTCTTCAATTTCCTGATGCCGCTTCTCTTCTTCATCGCCTTCGGCGAAGGGATGGGCGCGGAAACCAGTCCTGGCGCGATGTCGCAGGTGTTGAGCCTGGTGCTGATGTTCGGCGTCCTCGGCACGGGATTCTTCGGC
This DNA window, taken from Bryobacteraceae bacterium, encodes the following:
- a CDS encoding ABC transporter ATP-binding protein; this translates as MSAPPAIAVSGLRKLYGDFEAVRGIGFEVAQGEIFGLLGPNGAGKTTTVEILEGLRQRTAGEVSVLGYDPEKETAAVKDRIGVALQATNLPEKIKVFEAAELFAAFYTRSVAVEDLLKKLQIWDKRNAFYSTLSGGQKQRLALALALVNDPELVFLDEPTTGLDPQVRLEIHTLISRLKEQKKTVLLTTHYIEEAERLCDRVAIIDEGRIAAMGSPRELQERVLGHARVEVATLQPMPEQLPESWQDDVAAVFSDGRRKLAASSARPARVVVELVKWLESAGVEIEDLHIRRPTLEDVFLELTGKSLRD
- a CDS encoding VOC family protein produces the protein MLYTGLEHTAIASPHPERLAQWYVDTLGFRINHQYGGNYFVKAPNGAMLEIIPSEGEALPAQMKTPGLRHLAVMVADFDQAAEDLKRKGVNIISEPLNLSGNRLLFFTDPDGNLLHLISRPAPLP
- a CDS encoding acetylglucosamine-6-sulfatase, translating into MLTRRGILAGAPAVLRGAAAQTGRRRNVIFILSDDHRYDAMGFLKAQPWLRTPQMDRMASEGVHFPNAFVTTALCSPSRATILTGVYAHRHRIVDNNTAIPQGTVFFPSYLQKAGYKTAFIGKWHMGLEGDDPQPGFDHWISFRGQGTYNPSASGLNINGRRVPQKGYITDELTDYALQWLDSLPKSQPYFLYLSHKAVHAEFEPAPRHKGMYRDAQFIYPKTMAASGEYAQGRPMWVQNQRNSWHGVDYPYHSDLDVGEYYKRYAETLMGVDESIGRVLDALKARGELDSTLVIYMGDNGFAFGEHGLIDKRTAYEESMRVPLLARCPELFGAGRRIEQVVANLDIMPTVLEACGVPAPAGLDGSSWLRLLRGETAGWRNELLYEYYWERNFPHTPTIHALRTDRYKFIRVHGLWDLDELYDLQQDPLESRNLILEPEHRKTADQLRARLWKILEETGGMSIPLQPDRGPQMNLRHPDRSKAAEFPEQLRPRLKR
- a CDS encoding MFS transporter, giving the protein MWSGAFVSSIGTWMQKLAQSWLVLQLSGSAFYLGLDNFLGEIPIFLLALVAGVAADRIDRRRLLVASQFVQMTCAFLLAALFALGHARVWHILTLSFIVGTAQAFGAPAYQSLIPSLVPRDHLPNAIAMNSIQFNLARVIGPVVGGLALTHLGAAWCFGLNGLSYVAVIASLLLIHVRYVPGPAAESVMDSMKQGLGFIRSRPGMLPLILVAFVCTFLGIPILVFLPVFAKDVFGGNETTYTILLSTEAAGAIAGALLVAARGRRPNLGRDALIGLILLGVFESLFAFSRDFRLSLVFVFFGGMALIGCFALLSSLVQLIATDEMRGRVMSLYNIAFRGGMPIGSLAVGSLVPQFGISAVVGACGIALACVAAWLLLFNRRLAAL
- a CDS encoding protease, which translates into the protein MDLKGKRVAIFVDQQYQEMEVWYPYYRLIEAGAEAHFIAAEAPKSYPSKTGYPCVSHKSYDAVRAADYDGVIVPGGFAPDFIRRHPASSHFIAEMNAQGKLVAAICHGLWCLCSANVLRGKRCTSFFAIKDDVVNAGGLWEDSEVVVDGNLVSSRKPDDLPAFMKACMQVLAGR